A stretch of Campylobacter gracilis DNA encodes these proteins:
- a CDS encoding ABC transporter substrate-binding protein codes for MKKIFLFLCAASMLFALSEAQIKDYIAQNSENIEQLQGTPAKIYASSPPLLYMLYALDPAKISGVNFEWNAFERPYVKKEVQEQPVVGGFFGQGKIPNAEMLLRLNPDLILVNASSRNAKKMSEVFGSIKKPMLYLSAVRLEDYLDGFEILGEITGKKERAARLIKYAKESLNLTAQIEEYIKKNNLQEVKIYYAQGGDGLATECEGSWHATLIERAGAQNVHKCSEDPNAKSFGRVKISFEQLVKYDPDVILIYEKELFDKIYGDPKWQLLSAVKNKKAYYIPREPFSWFDRPPSFMRFLGLKWLINLSYPEAFKFDMVSQMREFYKLFLDLELTDEQIYKILGRAE; via the coding sequence GTGAAAAAAATATTTCTATTTCTCTGCGCCGCGAGCATGCTTTTTGCTCTGAGCGAGGCGCAGATCAAGGACTATATCGCTCAAAACAGCGAGAATATCGAGCAGCTGCAAGGCACTCCAGCTAAAATTTACGCCAGCTCGCCGCCGCTTTTATATATGCTTTACGCGCTTGATCCCGCTAAAATCAGCGGCGTAAATTTCGAGTGGAACGCCTTCGAGCGCCCCTACGTCAAAAAAGAGGTGCAAGAGCAGCCAGTCGTGGGCGGCTTTTTCGGCCAGGGTAAAATTCCAAACGCCGAGATGCTGCTGCGCCTAAACCCAGATCTCATCCTCGTAAACGCAAGCTCGCGCAACGCCAAAAAGATGAGCGAGGTTTTCGGCTCGATCAAAAAGCCGATGCTTTATCTAAGCGCAGTGAGGCTCGAGGATTATCTGGACGGGTTTGAAATTTTAGGTGAAATCACGGGCAAAAAGGAGCGCGCAGCACGTCTCATAAAATACGCCAAAGAGTCGTTAAATTTGACCGCGCAGATCGAGGAATACATTAAGAAAAACAACCTGCAAGAGGTAAAAATCTACTACGCGCAGGGCGGCGACGGGCTAGCTACCGAGTGCGAGGGTTCGTGGCACGCTACGCTCATCGAGCGAGCCGGCGCACAGAACGTGCATAAATGCAGCGAAGATCCAAACGCCAAATCTTTCGGGCGCGTAAAGATCAGCTTCGAGCAGCTCGTTAAATACGATCCGGACGTCATCCTCATCTACGAAAAAGAGCTGTTTGATAAAATTTACGGTGATCCGAAGTGGCAGCTGCTAAGCGCGGTGAAAAACAAAAAGGCCTACTACATTCCGCGCGAGCCATTTTCGTGGTTTGACCGCCCGCCTTCGTTTATGAGGTTTTTGGGGCTAAAGTGGCTGATAAATTTGTCCTACCCCGAGGCATTTAAATTTGACATGGTTTCCCAGATGCGCGAGTTTTACAAGCTATTTTTAGATCTTGAGCTCACAGACGAGCAAATTTATAAAATTTTGGGACGCGCCGAGTGA
- a CDS encoding FecCD family ABC transporter permease gives MSKKAFAFLALLLALCVAGSLLLGKYGFSAEDYARYVTALLRGESLKDFEVMHTLLLEIRLPRILACVLIGASLAISGAAYQAMFVNPLVSPSILGVLSGAGFGAAVGMFFKLNEYLIQLSTFGFGFLAVAVALGVSALYSRSGSVIVLVLGGVISGSLFTSLLSVLKYAADPNDALPAITYFLMGSLGFASKSFIEISILPMCAGVLLLALSGKYLNALSLGEEEAKSLGVNTARVKIFIVLVATFVSALSVTIAGIIGWIGLIVPHIARFIFGADNRAVLASSAMIGAIFLLFCDSFSRLIFTFEIPIGIVTSLFGIPMFIIVLRRTKRSF, from the coding sequence ATGAGTAAAAAGGCGTTTGCGTTTTTAGCCCTACTGCTTGCGCTTTGCGTCGCGGGCTCGCTGCTTCTGGGCAAATACGGCTTTAGCGCAGAGGACTATGCGCGCTACGTCACGGCGCTACTACGGGGCGAAAGCTTAAAAGATTTTGAGGTCATGCACACGCTCTTGCTCGAGATTCGCCTGCCGCGCATACTTGCCTGCGTGCTCATCGGCGCTAGCCTTGCGATCAGCGGCGCAGCGTATCAGGCGATGTTCGTAAACCCGCTCGTAAGCCCTTCGATACTAGGCGTTCTAAGCGGCGCGGGATTCGGCGCAGCGGTCGGGATGTTTTTTAAGCTCAATGAATACCTTATCCAGCTTAGCACATTCGGCTTCGGTTTTCTTGCCGTGGCCGTGGCGCTAGGCGTTTCGGCGTTGTATTCGCGCAGCGGCAGCGTCATCGTGCTGGTGCTCGGCGGCGTCATCAGCGGCTCGCTCTTTACCTCGCTGCTCTCGGTGCTAAAATACGCCGCAGATCCCAATGATGCGCTTCCGGCAATCACCTATTTTTTGATGGGAAGCCTCGGCTTTGCGTCCAAGAGCTTCATCGAAATTTCGATCTTGCCGATGTGCGCGGGCGTTTTACTGCTAGCGCTTAGCGGCAAATACTTAAACGCGCTAAGCCTTGGCGAGGAGGAGGCAAAGAGCCTGGGCGTAAATACGGCGCGGGTTAAAATTTTCATCGTCCTCGTCGCGACCTTCGTTAGTGCGCTTAGCGTGACGATCGCGGGCATCATCGGCTGGATCGGGCTTATCGTGCCGCACATCGCGCGCTTTATATTCGGCGCCGACAACCGCGCGGTACTTGCTAGCTCGGCGATGATCGGCGCGATATTTCTGCTATTTTGCGACAGCTTTTCGCGGCTCATTTTTACCTTTGAGATCCCTATCGGCATCGTTACCTCGTTATTTGGCATTCCGATGTTTATCATCGTGCTTCGCCGCACCAAGAGGAGCTTTTGA